The window CTTTCGCTTGTGCTGACCTGCGGCGCTTATTCTCCAACTCAACATTCTGTAACAATGATCAACGTTAATGCTTACACAAGGCAATGCTCAAACAtacagaaaaaataaaataatactttaataTAATCTTCAAGTACgtactttttcaaaaatataagcTTGTATTAATATGAATTGTTGCAAAATGTGACCTCAACTCTTACAAACAATAGAAAAGtgtaagaaaatgaaaaatatttaaggaAAAGAAGGGAGATATCACATGGACAAAGAGATTCCAAGGATGAAAGCAACATACAAGCAAGCACAAAAATAATGCAGAGTTAATTAATCATACAGCTGACAAGAAATTAAGGGAAATTAGTATACCATACAACTAAAAGACCATCCAAATTGGTTGATATATGGATAAACACCACTTCAAACCCAAGAATTAGTGGACAGAGATCATTTTCCAAGTGATATGCCAAGGATTTAAAAGTTATCAACCCCAAAAAAATTGTTTCCCAATTAGAACACTCAACAAATACTCTATTGAAATTACCTTATCATATAAACGTTGAGCAATCTCCGATGCAGAAGAATCAGACATTTTTTCCATATGTACCGCCATCACTCGCCAACCATGTCAGTGACAAGCCTAGAAAGAAAACAGAGTGGAATTGCCAACCATGTCAGTGACAAGCCTAGAAAGAAAACAGAGTggaattaaatataaagaataCTCGTTTTATCACCTCAAACATAAAGATGAGGATGAGTTCAGTTACATcgattatgaaaaaaaaaacttatgtcAAAGAAGTAAAATAAGCTTCatatatttaaagttatattCACATGAAAGAAAACAGCCAAAAGTAACATTAGTAATCAGGTTAACCGGGTACTTTAATTGGAATAGAACAGCTCAAAATAGATAATCATGAAGTAATAATACATGAGTTTCAGCTGCACCCAATACCCATCTCTTGATCTTCCTAATCACAAAGCCATGATCTAATATTTTACGATTGTTAATATAAGTGAGCACTCCTTTGATTTCTTCAGcaaatatataaacaacttCCCATTCTGAAGAAACAAGACTATTTTTCCGAACAACTTAAGAAAAATGTCATGGAAACCAGTTGAACCCAGAGCATACATACGCATGTTGAAACTAAAGATTTAGGTTTTCTACAAAACCCTAGACTAACTAACTACTAACTTGATAAACACCCCAACTCCaattacaataaaaaagaaaagtaagCTCGCTTAACCTAATTAAAGATATGATCGGTCAAGATACATGAATCAATCGGACGAATCTAATACAATCGGAATGACCGAAACCACAAGAAACCCATCGGAGGCGGAAAAGATCGATTTACCCTAATACGATCAAGCTAAGAAGATAAGTAAATTCTtgttaaaacaaaaaaagaCGATAAAATAGAGACGAACAAGAGAACGTAAGATAAAGATGGTTGATTTAATAAGAATGAAAGACAGGAACTTACACAGAATCAGATCTAAAGCCTTGTAATAAATATTCTCTCTCCGTTTGTATCTATATCAGCGTCACTCGGCGCAGAGAAACCCGATGGATTCGATATTCTCTTGGTTCCTGAGAATGATTCATTGGTTACGACTCTGATTTGATTTGAtaggagaatatatatatatatatatatacacacgtAAATATAATTAGAGAATGAAAATTAGGGCTTTTTCTCTTGAGTTCAATTTTTGCGATACCTACCTTCGCCTCCTTCTCTTGACTTCTTGGTGTTAGGAGGAGTCCCTTTACCAAGTCTTTCTGGATATCTCTATCTATATTATGAccaaaactttatatatatatatatatatattaatcaaaattataagtttttaataaatatttattaaaaatatatatttgatatgaaatGTGTAATATAACCATGTCACAAACAAGTTATTATTATGTCCGTGTTTATTCATTAAATGTAAAGAAgcaatgaaataattaaatattttatcttttatttaataaatataaacattattattttttctaattattatacTAGGCTATATGTGTTATCTCATAATGAGtcagttttttttatatgaataccgtgtttttaatgatttaaaatggAACTATTCTTTTTTTccaaatatacatataaatatttagagaaagaagagagaattTGGAAAGGAATAActcaaaatttaattagttaaaataataaaaataaaaattatttctcttatttcTCCTTAGACTTTTTcttctcaaatatttatttgttttcttttattaaatctgaaaaaaataatatatataatatttgttggaaaaagaaaaaaaaaagaatgatgaTACGATTTTGAGTAggtaataattttttgatacaaaattttaaaaggtgttatatataaataaaataaaaaataatatttttgttaataaatggAGTAATATAATCTATAAAAGAttgtaaagaaataaatataataatataaatgatgtttaatttatttatggtaTTCACATAatctaaacattttttatttcaaccaTACAATTCAAAAAGTTGTTTGGAAATGTACTAATACAACAGCCAAAATTAGTAATTTCCTCTAAAGTTgttactttttatattaaaaggtTTGGactaattttgttaaattattttagtatttttatatcactttatttgattattttaacttggaatatttttattgtatttttcataaaagtaaataacaaaatatatatattctcttaacaaatatataaacattaaaataggAATTGtgtttagttataaaaaaaaataagatatttttagtCGCTATTATTAATGACAGTTAAAAATTACTCTAAGCTAATTGATCTGAACCATTTCTTGCTTTAATAGGATGAATTGGAAAAAACTTGAAAGTTAGTTAGGCTCAAAATAgagattgtaattttttatttttattttttgtctcGCTCCTATCACATCCCAAATgcataaatttacaataatatcactatatattttatattattatatgaataaataacttaattttacaatttttaagataaaaataaagtgaaaatCTAACCAATTAAACTAATCAAAACATACATCAAAATAAGTGAATTCTAgcatcattaataaataaataaataaataaatatctctGTAtcactaaattaaaatttaatcaaatatttcaaactTTTATCTTCTCCAcgattttcttttctaattttaatcCATAAAAAATAGAACTTATCTTCTTCTCGACTATTCAAAGTAagttattaaaagaaaaaaattatataattttaaaaataacatggAAAATTTttagcattaaaaaaaatcccaCAAAATTATATTCACCTCATGATTATGCATtatttagggttttatttattttgaattaacttAAACTAAATTAGgcaatttattttcaaactagaTGTAATATCTTATTACACTACACAGGTGCATTTACTGATTTACAACATTTCGAATGAATTTCAATCCTACttaatatatactatttaaCAAGCATGTTTTATTTAGTAATAATTCTAAGTTATTTTCCttagttttgaatttaaataataaaaattgagtgTAGAATccaaattaaatagtttaaaaactatccaactttcattaattattaattatttattttttttaaatttaaaatactttacTATTCAATGGTCATCTTTCTTAATTTTACCATAATGTTTTAATGAGATTGAACGTGATATTTTccttaaataagaatgaagagATTTAAAAATACATACCAACTAGATAATCTAGATCAATCTTGTTGCCCCTAGCAAAAACATGCATGAGTCAGTTCACGGAGTATGTATTCGGAGAGTTCAATTCTCGACAGTTAACTCTTGACCATCCGTTAGAAACCAAATTCTCGACAGTTAACTCTTGACCTTCCGTTAGAAAACAACGTCGACGAAGACAAAGGCGTAACACACTTTCTGCAATGGAATTATAATTTTCCATGAATTTTCCactttttacttaaaattgagatttacttctttattttattgatgATGACGAAACAAAATGATTTATTTGTTCTAATTTTTTCCTCCTTTCCTACCTTTGAAATGCTTTTGGACACTTTAGATAATTGGTCGagtttaatcaaacaataaattatataaaactttccATACTTGAGTAAAagttaaatatgtatttaatttattataatgaaattttcACATTAAATTAGTtacaatatttttcataataaaatatgaatcatattcttttttcatacaaataagtcaatataaatacaaaatgttttaaaaaattcataatttttgaTACATCAATGTTGAATATGCGTTAATACGAGAAACAATAAGGATTAACGACATTTAATTCAATCTAATCAGACATACGCTCCTTAATgtaatattcattatattttgtaaaatcattgaatcaattttaattttaaaagattggATTTGGTTTATTAcctgatttatttttattattgaattcaACCACTTTTCCTTTAACTGCTTTATATTGAGATTTGAACTTTGGCTTTTACGGTTTGACCGTTTTTTCCCGTCCGGTTTACTATAGCTTGACcgattttattttcttgcttACTAAGACGCTTATTCTATCTCACCATTTCACATCTAAAATTATGCTGGCAAATAGTAACCGCCGGCTAAATTCATGCACCGCCGGCTCTTCGTCGGCGGCCTATCAAGTTCCTCTCCGGCGTCTACCTCGTTCCGCCGTTCAAATCCGTATACTTCATCGGGATGTAGTAAATCGGCGGTTGCGATTCTCCCTGCAATCAGTGAGGCGAGGGGCGGAGGTGATCCCGGTGGCTGATTGCTGCGGCAGTAGGGAGAGAAGAGGAGGAGCGATGTGGATGGCCGCCGCTGTTGGGGATTGTACATCGGTGAGCGATCTGGAGGAGGAGAATCGAGGAGGCGATGCGACGGCGGAGGATGAGAATGATGACGAGGCGTTGGGAAGTTCAAGTGAGTCCGCAGAAGTAGGGAGGGATCAGACGACTGAAGTGATGATTGCAGCTGTTGTAACAATAGTGCTAGGTGTAGGTAATCGGGTCCTGTATAAATTAGCATTGGTTCCTTTGAAGCAGTATCCCTTTTTCTTGGCTCAACTTGCTACCTTCGGGTAAGTCTCCAGACTTGTTATCTTAAGGAAAAAatacatttgaaataaataaactctATATGTCACTTTCATGAATTTATAGTATTACTATTTAGCtagtgatatttattttaaatttcttcAAGTCTTTCATGGAGGATATTGTTTTAAATGGACTTTGTTAATCTCCTACCTAGAGTGttaccattattattattattttcttcatagCTTCAACCTTGTAGTTCAAATATTGCTGAATGTTAATCTTTCATCACCAATCTTGTTGAGGAAACTAGTGAGCCCACTGGAAaacaatgttttttaaaatagatttgTAGTTGTGGCTAGATTCCAGTGAGaacttgttaatttttcttaGAAACATATGCATTTCTGCTTTGTAAAATGTGTGATTTGATGAGACGCCAGTTTCATTTGTTAAATGAATTTTGATTGTAGGTGTGGCTGAATCAATGAGAAACCTATACATTTTCTTATGGTTAAAAATTGTGACTGGGTGAGATCACAAGTTAGATTTTTAGTGGGATCAACCAGGGTTCTATTTCATTCAAGTGGCCTACATTCCTAACGATAAATGAGCTGAAAATATATCCAACTCATTTTGAATATATCAAAGGGGCTTAATGGATATTGATTCAAACCCTAGATGTTATACATCAAGAATGATTAAGCTTTGTTCACTTGACATGTTATGAGTACTCTGAATTACCCACAAGGATCATGTTATGAGTACTCTCAAGGAATTTCTTGCTTGAAAATTCACTGAGATTCTAAATGGCTTAGACTTGCTTCACCTTGAGATCAACACAATTTATTGGTACCTCTTATGAATGCAAAATTATTCTTTTGCATAAACAAGCTTATTGGATATTGGCTTTCATTGTATGCATGAAATATTAGTAAAAATGCATAATGCTTCAGATTTGATGAATGTAACTTAGTTTGTTGGTTTCCACGTGCTTCTTTTTTCAGATATGTCCTTGTATACTTCTCTATCTTGTATCTTCGCTATAAGGCTGGCATTGTCACTAATGAAATGCTTTCCTTGCCAAAAGCTCCATATGTTGCTGTTGGTCTATTTGAAGCTCTTGCTGCTGCTTCTGGAATGGCAGCTGGAGGTACTagtaatatatgttatttatttattcaaaaatatttttattacccCTAAAATAATCTGCAGAAACTTGCTATAATCTTAAGCTGTCTGTTGGCAATGCTGGCGTAGGTTTCATAGTTGCACCagttatctttttcttttttataaaaaaaggtttatgcatttaatgaaaatgacAGTCGTTTAACAACAACGACCAAAACATGATATGAgtggaaagagagagaaaacaaaGATACTCACTTAGTAAAAAACAGACATGTGAGACCAAAATTAAACAAATCATAGGGCCAAACACAAAAACTTATCTTGTGAGATGTTCCTCCAACATGGTGATCAGGTCTTTCTGCACCATTATTCATCCAGAATCTGATCATTGAGCCGTTACCAACCACAAACTTAGAATGAGATCAAAATTCTCTTCAGAGCACAGAAATTTGTACCAAGTTATCTATTCAATCGTATTTGTATTATTCATTAGACAGGTGTACTACAGTTCAGACCCATGGAGTGTGTGTTACTTAACAATATTCTGTTCCTTTTTTAGGTTCATATACATTAGTAATACATTTCAAAAAAGTatgcaattaattaataactataGTAATGTTGCGAGTGTAACTTTTGTTAGCAAGACTAACTCGAGAATTCCTTTTCCTTAACAGCCATGCTTCCCGGTGCAGCAATCACTGTCTTGTCTCAGGTGAAAATGATGGATTTTTTAATGATTCTCTTTCATCTTTTCCATTTGCTTAAAtctttttgtaaaaaaaattactactGTTTTATCAAGTAATCTCAGTTGCCATGTTCCTGACCACATTCAACTAGgagtattattatatttggatgtTTGGTCACCTACCCAAAACTTTTGAGTGTGCAAATTTACGTAACATGTAATGATCAGATCTAGTATAGTCTAGAATTTGCACAattgcattttttaatttatacaaatcaaatcaATGACCTAATACTTTAAAATACGCCTCACTTGAACCTAGAAGTATCAAATGCTTAATTATTATTGGATGTCCATTAATTGAATGAAGTTGTTTTGATCTCCTTGATGCAGTGTATCTTAAGCAAGGAAAGTTCTTTAAATCTGTTCACCCATTCTGGGACTCTTTTAGGATCACCAACGTCTTGGATTCCCAATAccatatatgttaataataaaaacataacgGACACTGAGGTCAAAGATCAGTGTTCTTGAATGAGTTTTTGAAGATAATGGTATAACTAGCATACATCAGTTCTTGAAGGAGTTTTTCATGCATAACTTTGAGCCAAATCTGTCCATATATCATCCTATGTGAACCGAATTTGATAGTTCACCTTGTTATTCTTTGCAGAGCTTTCTAGTTTGGCAACTTCTCCTGTCATATTTGTTCCTTGGGAGAAGATATCGATTCAATCAGTTGTTAGGATGCTTTCTGGTAGCTGCAGGCGTTATTGTAACAGTAGCAAGGTATGGTAATACATGCTCTTATAAAAAAGTGCCAAAATTTTCACAGCATATGTTTCTTTGACAGATATCTTGCTGTGAATAAGAAGATAGCTGGGATATTGTATAGGAATCACTTTGACTCACGGATCAACCACCTTAGACATCTGTGTCaacatatttttgattttacaaGCATTTTTCAGTATCACTAATGCTAGAACTTCAAAATAGATTCTATTGCTTACACGTGTCATTTTCTGTTTACTAAAAAATATAGCTGTCATCATTTCATGAACTATCGCATTTTTTGTTTACATGAATTTGTGTGGTTATAGCTCTAGTGAATGATGTACCCCTGGTTTTTAGATCACAAGAGACACAtatagcttgtttgatttttttttttttaaaactaaactgATCTTTtcgcaaaaaaaaaaaatattgttcggtggaaaaatgagttatttgggttaaatgaataaaatatcctctgtatttaatattttaaagtgataaaataataagggtattttagttatttatttgaatgacTTGATTGTTGGTGTGATAAAGGGTTATTTGgatcatcaaacaaggccttagtggCACACCAATAATTACATACTTTGTCAAGTTTCGTTTGATTAAGGTCTTGAATTTTGGCTAATTTTCTCATGTTAGTTTCGCAGTGGATCTAGTGCAGGTTCTTTGATCCAAGGTGGCACCTTTTGGAGTCTCTTGATGATAGTTTCTTTTTTGCTTCAAGCTGCTGATACGGTGTTGAAGGTTTGTTACTTACTGTACAATTTGTTATCTTTCTTTTCGGCTTTATCACTTATTGGTAACGACAActgtttttcctttttattcCCTCTTAAATGTAGGAAGTAATCTTCTTGAGTGCTGCTCGGCAACTTAAAGTAAGTAACTAATTGGTTTCTTATATCCAAGTTTACCATATTTCCGGATTCATAATCACCTAATGAATTTAAGACTAGAAACCAATCATGTCTTTCTACCATCATATTCTTTAATGTAAAAGTGCAATTATATCCATTGTGTACATGTCTTATGATAAAGATAGtttaattctcttttattaacTACAGGGAGGATCAGTGGATCTATTTGTTGTGAATTCCCATGGATCTGCTTTTCAGGTATCTAGCCTTGTTAGATCCTGAAAAGTGTATTGCTATTATGTTCAACCTAAGGCAGTCAAACTAACTTTGTACAGGCACTTTTTATATGCCTCCTCCTACCACTTTTATCAAATCTGTGGGGAATCCCATTTAGTCAATTACCAAGCTATCTTAAAGCTGGCGCAGGCTGCTTTCTCAATAATGGCGTTGCAAATGGTAAGTGCGTCGACTTCCcaattatatattctcaatagaaaaatagagaaaacaaaaaatcagccccatttggaaatactttttatttttgtttctggACAGATGCAGAAACATTTGAAAAACTAAACTTAGTTAGTGacaaatttagaaatttatttatgtttctatATCTGGATCTAATGCATGCTAGCAAATATATGTAGgcaaaatgaatgaaaatatcagtgtatgaaaataaatgaaatgtaCTATTATTGTGGCAGGATGTAATGGTGCTCCTCTTCTGCCTTTGCTATTTGTCGTTGTAAACATGGGTTTCAACATATCCTTGTTGCATCTGCTCAAGATCTCTTCAGCAGTGTATTCTTGCCTTGCATCCACCATTTCAGGTTAGTTATTCGTCTCATTTGTTCCTGCATGTCAGAACCGACAATTTTCTCATTAAGGAGTGAAAATATagggaaaatatatatattatatcatcaaCTTGCATTTATGACATTTTTGTTTCTTAGGTATAGGATAGagtttttaaaactaaaaacctGATTATGAGCTTATTTGGAGATTAGAGTTTATACCCCACCCccacaaaaaaagaaaatggtTGTATCTCGGTCCATATGTAGTTTTCGCCAATTTATTTTCAGAAACAAGATATTTTTCATTTGGTAAAAGTATGGTTTGATCAGATCGCGTGCAGTTTTGATCcacaatattttttgtttttccatTTCTTCGATGTTAAGCTAGATTTAGGGCGTATAACCAAAATTCGAGTGAGTTAGATGAGAATTACATATGGATTTTCTTCATAGTACTGAAGTGGTCCTACTTGTACCTATTTATACTGAATTTTGCAACATGATATGAAATTATTCTTATGGTTAAGAAAAAGTTAGCCTCTGTGTAATGGTGAATAACATCGTGTACTAATCatgtaatattttgtttgtttatctGACAGTGCCGATCTCGGTGTTCCTCTTTACACTGCCATTGCCATACTTGGGGGTTGGTTCTTCCCTACCGCCAGGATTTCTGGCAGGTGCATTAGTCCTTGTCTTGGGTATGCTTATATATACTTGGACACCTTCTTCAACCACTGGCGATACTACTCTATCAGAACCATGTTGTACCTAGGACTAGGAGGAGCTTCAACCCAATGAAGATGTTTTCAAAGTTTTGGAAAAATCTTCCCTTTTGGGAGGGAACTAGGGTTGGCCTTTGTGATTTACATCATTCCTAATATTTTCCATCAAAGAAGGTTTGGTGTGATCCATACATAAGATTCGGAGAATCTGGAGCCATACTTGAATTTGATCAATTTGAGAAAGATGGAAAGGAATGAAAGAACTCGTTGAATTGAATTGTTCTTAATGCGGAAAACATCAATGTTGCAGTTGATAATCTGGTTTCTATCTCAAATCCTATATACCTAAATGCCTAAAAATCAATTGAAATTGTACCAGTTTGATATTTGAAAActcattataaaattttagttcgaattaaataataaagagtAAATAACTAGTCAATTTTATAGTAATAAAATGTGTcaaatgatttattaagaattgaatGACTTGTCTGATGAGGTTGAAGGgtgaaaatattcaaacaaacaaaaatactCAATCATTGATAGAAAATCTAACGTTGACATAATTTAAATTGGAAGATAAACTAAAGTGAAATAGATAGAAAGGTTTAGGGTGAGTTTTATTTGGCTTATAATTGCagataatcataataaattattataataattttaattcattatgcTAGTTCAAGTTCAAATGGTAAGTCAAtgac is drawn from Impatiens glandulifera chromosome 3, dImpGla2.1, whole genome shotgun sequence and contains these coding sequences:
- the LOC124932962 gene encoding protein CLT1, chloroplastic; this translates as MLANSNRRLNSCTAGSSSAAYQVPLRRLPRSAVQIRILHRDVVNRRLRFSLQSVRRGAEVIPVADCCGSRERRGGAMWMAAAVGDCTSVSDLEEENRGGDATAEDENDDEALGSSSESAEVGRDQTTEVMIAAVVTIVLGVGNRVLYKLALVPLKQYPFFLAQLATFGYVLVYFSILYLRYKAGIVTNEMLSLPKAPYVAVGLFEALAAASGMAAGAMLPGAAITVLSQSFLVWQLLLSYLFLGRRYRFNQLLGCFLVAAGVIVTVASGSSAGSLIQGGTFWSLLMIVSFLLQAADTVLKEVIFLSAARQLKGGSVDLFVVNSHGSAFQALFICLLLPLLSNLWGIPFSQLPSYLKAGAGCFLNNGVANGCNGAPLLPLLFVVVNMGFNISLLHLLKISSAVYSCLASTISVPISVFLFTLPLPYLGVGSSLPPGFLAGALVLVLGMLIYTWTPSSTTGDTTLSEPCCT